The proteins below are encoded in one region of Pseudomonas sp. SCB32:
- the argS gene encoding arginine--tRNA ligase gives MKDTIRHLIQQALVSLTEDGTLPAGLTPDIQVENTKDRTHGDFASNIAMMLAKPAGMKPRDLATKLVEALPQSPEVAKVEIAGPGFLNFFQDQAWLAASLDKALADGHIGVRKAGAAQRVVVDLSSPNLAKEMHVGHLRSTIIGDAVSRVLEFLGDTVIRQNHVGDWGTQFGMLLAYLEEQPVDAQAELHDLEVFYRAAKKRFDESPEFADRARELVVKLQAGDPKCLALWSRFNDISLSHCQKVYDLLGVKLTMADVKGESAYNDDLAQVVADLTAKGLLVESDGALCVFLDEFKNAEGEPLPVIVQKAGGGYLYATTDLAAMRYRHKALHADRVLYFVDQRQALHFQQVFEVARRAGFVPAGMELEHMGFGTMNGADGKPFKTRDGGTVKLIDLLIEAEERAYTLVKGLNEKRIEKGETPFDEEELRRIGHVVGIDSVKYADLSKHRTSDYSFNFELMLSFEGNTAPYLLYAYTRVAGVFRKLGKGYDEVGGKIVLQQPQEIALAAQLAQFADVLNNVAVKGVPHILCAYLYELAGLFSSFYEHCPILTAEDPAQQESRLRLAALTGRTLKQGLELLGLETLERM, from the coding sequence ATGAAAGACACGATTCGCCACCTGATCCAGCAAGCCCTTGTCAGCCTCACCGAAGACGGCACCCTGCCGGCCGGCCTGACGCCCGACATCCAGGTGGAGAACACCAAGGACCGAACCCACGGGGACTTCGCCAGCAACATCGCCATGATGCTGGCCAAGCCCGCCGGCATGAAGCCGCGCGACCTGGCCACCAAGCTGGTCGAGGCGCTGCCGCAGAGCCCGGAAGTGGCCAAGGTCGAGATCGCCGGCCCCGGCTTCCTGAACTTCTTCCAGGACCAGGCCTGGCTCGCCGCCAGCCTCGACAAGGCCCTGGCCGACGGCCACATCGGCGTGCGCAAGGCCGGAGCCGCGCAGCGCGTGGTGGTGGACCTGTCCTCGCCGAACCTGGCGAAGGAAATGCACGTCGGCCACCTGCGCTCGACCATCATCGGTGACGCCGTCAGCCGCGTACTCGAATTCCTCGGCGACACGGTGATCCGCCAGAACCACGTGGGCGACTGGGGCACCCAGTTCGGCATGCTGCTGGCCTACCTGGAAGAACAACCGGTGGACGCCCAGGCCGAGCTGCACGACCTGGAAGTCTTCTACCGCGCCGCCAAGAAGCGCTTCGACGAATCCCCCGAGTTCGCCGACCGCGCCCGTGAGCTGGTGGTGAAGCTGCAGGCCGGCGATCCCAAGTGCCTGGCCCTGTGGTCCCGCTTCAACGACATCTCCCTGTCCCACTGCCAGAAGGTCTACGACCTGCTGGGCGTGAAACTGACCATGGCCGACGTGAAGGGCGAGAGCGCCTACAACGATGACCTCGCCCAGGTGGTCGCCGACCTCACCGCCAAGGGCCTGCTGGTCGAGAGCGACGGCGCCCTGTGCGTATTCCTCGACGAGTTCAAGAACGCCGAAGGCGAGCCGCTGCCGGTGATCGTGCAGAAGGCCGGCGGTGGCTACCTCTACGCCACCACTGACCTCGCCGCCATGCGCTACCGCCACAAGGCGCTGCACGCCGATCGCGTGCTGTACTTCGTCGACCAGCGCCAGGCCCTGCACTTCCAGCAGGTGTTCGAAGTGGCCCGCCGCGCCGGTTTCGTCCCGGCCGGCATGGAGCTGGAGCACATGGGCTTCGGCACCATGAACGGCGCCGACGGCAAGCCGTTCAAGACCCGCGACGGCGGCACCGTGAAGCTGATCGACCTGCTGATCGAAGCCGAGGAGCGCGCCTACACCCTGGTCAAAGGCCTTAACGAGAAGCGCATCGAGAAAGGCGAAACGCCCTTCGACGAGGAAGAATTGCGCCGCATCGGCCACGTGGTGGGCATCGACTCGGTCAAGTACGCCGACCTGTCCAAGCACCGCACCAGTGACTACAGCTTCAACTTCGAGCTGATGCTGAGCTTCGAGGGCAACACCGCCCCCTACCTGCTCTATGCCTACACCCGTGTGGCCGGCGTATTCCGCAAGCTGGGCAAGGGTTACGACGAGGTTGGCGGCAAGATCGTCCTGCAGCAGCCCCAGGAAATTGCCCTGGCGGCGCAGCTGGCGCAGTTCGCCGATGTGCTCAACAACGTCGCCGTGAAGGGGGTCCCGCACATCCTCTGCGCCTACCTGTACGAGCTGGCCGGCCTGTTCTCCAGCTTCTACGAGCACTGCCCGATCCTCACCGCCGAAGACCCGGCGCAACAGGAAAGCCGCCTGCGCCTTGCCGCGCTGACCGGCCGTACCCTCAAGCAGGGCCTGGAGTTGCTGGGCCTGGAAACCCTGGAGCGCATGTAA
- a CDS encoding primosomal protein N', with product MPSPSILRLALPSPLRRLFDYLPPRGVDISRLQPGVRLRVPFGRREMVGVLVDKVETSEVPADKLRPALAVLDREPPMPAHLLELCRWTAQYYQHSLGDTFSWALPNLLRQGDPAEARQQRFWHAEPGAREDDVRLARAPRQRETLKILKQHPHGVAHDLLSQLQINKDSLDLLQEKGLVSLEVRTLSVPAHHGPWLAQAELPLNAEQRAAFESVRAGFGSFHSFLLAGVTGSGKTEVYLQLIRETLEAGKQALVLIPEINLGPQTLSRFERRFNARIALLHSALTDRERLDAWLAARDGEADIVIGTRSALFTPLMNPGLIIIDEEHDASYKQQEGLRYHARDLAMVRARLENVPILLGSATPALESLHNAQSGRYGLLRLTQRAGGAHQPKFQRLDVKSLPLDSGISMPLQRSIKETLAAGQQVLVYLNRRGFAPTLLCHDCGWISQCPRCDARMTVHQGSGELRCHHCDHRERPPRNCPKCGTVDLRPVGAGTERAEERLRILFPDYPVLRIDRDSTSRKHAMRDLFATINKGEPCILVGTQMLAKGHHFPRVTLVAILDADGGLFSADFRASERMAQQIVQVAGRAGRAEEPGRVLIQTHLADHPLLVQLTEQGYFAFADQALAERRAAGLPPFAHLALLRAEAHKPGQAEAFLDEACAEAERLQAGLGSDVELLGPVPAPMERRAGRFRAQLLLMSSARAPMHRLLTPWLQVLEGMPSGRQVRWSLDVDPIDLF from the coding sequence GTGCCCTCACCCTCCATTCTACGCCTCGCCCTGCCCTCGCCGCTGCGCCGCCTGTTCGACTACCTGCCGCCACGCGGGGTCGACATATCGCGCCTGCAACCGGGCGTGCGGCTGCGCGTGCCGTTCGGCCGCCGCGAGATGGTCGGCGTGCTGGTGGACAAGGTCGAGACCTCCGAGGTCCCGGCGGACAAGCTGCGCCCGGCCCTGGCCGTGCTCGACCGCGAGCCGCCGATGCCGGCTCACCTGCTGGAGCTGTGCCGCTGGACCGCGCAGTACTACCAGCACAGCCTGGGCGACACCTTCTCCTGGGCGCTGCCGAACCTGCTGCGCCAGGGTGACCCCGCCGAGGCACGCCAGCAGCGCTTTTGGCACGCCGAGCCCGGCGCCCGCGAGGACGACGTGCGCCTGGCCCGCGCACCACGCCAGCGCGAGACACTGAAGATCCTCAAGCAGCACCCCCATGGCGTCGCCCACGACCTGCTCAGCCAGTTGCAGATCAACAAGGACAGCCTCGACCTGCTGCAGGAGAAAGGCCTGGTCTCATTGGAAGTCCGCACCCTCAGCGTGCCGGCGCACCACGGCCCGTGGCTGGCGCAGGCGGAACTGCCGCTGAACGCCGAGCAACGCGCCGCCTTCGAGTCGGTACGCGCCGGCTTCGGCAGCTTCCACAGTTTCCTTCTGGCCGGCGTCACCGGCAGCGGCAAGACCGAGGTCTACCTGCAGCTGATCCGCGAAACCCTGGAGGCCGGCAAGCAGGCGCTGGTGCTGATCCCCGAGATCAACCTCGGCCCGCAGACCCTCTCCCGCTTCGAGCGCCGCTTCAACGCGCGCATCGCCCTGCTGCATTCGGCGCTGACCGACCGCGAGCGCCTCGACGCCTGGCTGGCCGCCCGCGACGGCGAGGCGGACATCGTCATCGGCACCCGCTCGGCGCTGTTCACCCCGCTGATGAATCCGGGGCTGATCATCATCGACGAGGAACACGACGCTTCCTATAAACAGCAGGAAGGCCTGCGCTACCACGCCCGCGACCTGGCGATGGTGCGCGCGCGGCTGGAGAACGTGCCGATCCTGCTCGGCTCGGCCACCCCCGCGCTGGAAAGCCTGCACAACGCCCAGAGCGGCCGCTACGGTCTGCTGCGCCTGACCCAGCGCGCCGGCGGCGCGCACCAGCCGAAGTTCCAGCGCCTGGACGTGAAGAGCCTGCCGCTGGATTCGGGCATCTCCATGCCGCTGCAGCGTTCGATCAAGGAAACCCTGGCCGCTGGCCAGCAGGTACTGGTCTACCTGAACCGCCGCGGCTTCGCCCCGACCCTGCTGTGCCACGACTGCGGCTGGATCAGCCAGTGCCCGCGCTGCGACGCGCGGATGACCGTGCACCAGGGCAGCGGCGAGCTGCGCTGCCACCACTGCGATCACCGCGAACGGCCGCCGCGCAACTGCCCGAAATGCGGCACGGTCGACCTGCGCCCGGTCGGCGCCGGCACCGAGCGCGCCGAGGAGCGCCTGCGCATCCTCTTCCCGGACTACCCGGTGCTGCGCATCGACCGCGACAGCACCTCGCGCAAGCACGCCATGCGCGACCTGTTCGCCACCATCAACAAGGGTGAGCCGTGCATCCTGGTGGGCACCCAGATGCTCGCCAAGGGGCACCACTTTCCGCGCGTCACCCTGGTGGCGATCCTCGATGCCGACGGCGGGCTGTTCTCCGCCGACTTCCGCGCCAGCGAGCGCATGGCCCAGCAGATCGTCCAGGTCGCCGGCCGCGCCGGACGGGCCGAGGAGCCCGGCCGCGTGCTGATCCAGACCCACCTGGCCGACCACCCACTGCTGGTACAGCTCACCGAGCAGGGTTACTTCGCCTTCGCCGACCAGGCCCTGGCCGAACGCCGCGCCGCCGGCCTGCCGCCCTTCGCCCACCTCGCGCTGCTGCGCGCCGAAGCGCACAAGCCGGGGCAGGCCGAAGCCTTCCTCGACGAAGCCTGCGCCGAGGCCGAACGCCTGCAGGCTGGGCTGGGCAGCGACGTAGAACTGCTTGGCCCGGTGCCGGCTCCCATGGAGCGCCGCGCCGGTCGTTTCCGCGCCCAGCTGCTGCTGATGAGCAGCGCACGCGCACCGATGCACCGCCTGCTCACACCCTGGCTGCAAGTGCTCGAAGGCATGCCCAGTGGCCGGCAGGTGCGCTGGTCGCTGGATGTGGACCCGATTGATCTGTTCTGA
- the rpmE gene encoding 50S ribosomal protein L31 has product MKPEIHPAYEEIEATCSCGNVIKTRSTLCKSIHLDVCSECHPFYTGKQKVVDTGGRIDRFNQRFAMFGGKK; this is encoded by the coding sequence ATGAAACCGGAAATCCATCCCGCTTACGAAGAAATCGAAGCTACCTGCAGCTGCGGCAACGTGATCAAAACCCGTTCGACCCTGTGCAAGAGCATCCACCTGGACGTCTGCTCCGAGTGCCACCCGTTCTACACCGGTAAGCAGAAAGTCGTCGACACCGGCGGCCGTATCGATCGCTTCAACCAGCGTTTCGCCATGTTCGGTGGCAAGAAGTAA
- a CDS encoding SPOR domain-containing protein, with amino-acid sequence MAKKKPAPKRGASRYQAPAKKSSVPGWAWLVAGLAIGGFIMFLMKLEPGRNDVKREKPEAPKTVVGSNKPSGTVQQQPSAPTGVKPKYDFYTLLPGSEVAVPPEAVPPPAKPAQPQQPPTVVATKEEAEKIDTQRALTALSGQTPPPPAVVKPATTPATPATAAAANQVATAQKQAQPQTPAGQTAPAKPTPPPAVAAAQYYLQAGSFRKQTDADHLRAQIIMMGQNARVESGTVRDETWYRVMVGPYGDRTKASAAQKQLAGNGFSNLLLQQRQTR; translated from the coding sequence ATGGCGAAGAAGAAACCCGCTCCCAAGCGCGGCGCCAGCCGCTACCAGGCCCCGGCCAAGAAGAGTTCGGTCCCCGGCTGGGCCTGGCTGGTCGCCGGCCTGGCCATCGGCGGCTTCATCATGTTCCTGATGAAGCTGGAGCCGGGTCGCAACGACGTCAAACGCGAGAAGCCCGAGGCGCCCAAGACCGTGGTCGGCTCCAACAAGCCGTCGGGCACCGTGCAGCAGCAACCCAGCGCTCCGACCGGGGTGAAGCCCAAGTACGACTTCTACACCTTGCTGCCGGGTTCGGAAGTCGCCGTGCCGCCGGAAGCCGTGCCTCCGCCGGCCAAGCCTGCGCAACCGCAGCAGCCGCCGACCGTGGTCGCCACCAAGGAAGAAGCGGAAAAAATCGACACCCAGCGCGCGCTGACCGCCCTCAGCGGCCAGACTCCGCCTCCGCCCGCGGTGGTCAAGCCAGCCACTACTCCGGCAACCCCGGCTACCGCAGCCGCCGCCAACCAGGTAGCGACGGCGCAGAAGCAGGCGCAGCCGCAGACCCCGGCTGGCCAGACGGCACCGGCCAAGCCCACGCCGCCGCCGGCAGTGGCCGCCGCCCAGTACTACCTGCAGGCCGGCTCGTTCCGCAAACAGACCGACGCCGACCACCTGCGCGCGCAGATCATCATGATGGGCCAGAACGCTCGCGTGGAGTCCGGCACCGTGCGCGACGAAACCTGGTACCGGGTGATGGTCGGCCCCTATGGCGACCGCACCAAGGCCTCGGCCGCGCAGAAGCAACTGGCCGGCAACGGCTTCAGCAATCTGCTGTTACAGCAGCGCCAGACCCGCTGA